A region of the Pricia mediterranea genome:
TATCTACAAGCCCTATGTCCTTACCCACTCCTATATATTGGGAATGAAAGCCCTAAATTGGATTTTCATAATTCTAACCCTTGTCAAAGCCTATTATATTGCATGGGACTTTATGCATCTTCGTGACGAAAAAAGTTCCTTGCGAAGGGCAGCCGTATGGACGCCTCTGTTCCTGATATCCTATTTGATCTTTATCTTGCTCTTCGAAGCCGATTATATCTACAATGTCTTAGGGGAGGGATTTGTCAAATGGAATTTTTAGACCCTGTCGGTATTTAAAGAAAACAACGGGGACGAGGCTTTAAATTAACAGCTTACTAAGACGGTTTTAAAGCCGTCTTTTTTATTTTTGTAAGGTTTGTGGGAGGCACATTCCGTACCTGTTATTCGGAATTAAAAGGTCTTGTTATAGTACCTTATGAAATTAGGATGTTGCACGAAAAACCTGTTCCAATAGACCTTTTCGAACAATTAATTTGAGTGGGCCTCCCCGAATAGCATGTTGCGGCGGACTGTCCCAATAGATTCTTTTAGACCGTCCATCTAAAGGAATCTTATTTCGTGCCGTTCGGCCTGGGGCGAAAAGGTTAGGTGGGGCAAGTGAGTAAAAGTTTGAAACGTATGAAAAAGACGGTTGTTCTCGTCATTCTTTTTGTCTTTCCTATCGTGGCATACCTGTTTTTTGCCTCGGGGGTGACCAATTTCGGAAAGCTTCCTGTGCTGACCGATGCAGTGAACGATGTATCGAAAATGGATGAATCCTTGACTTTAAGGGATAAGATTACCATTCTCGGATTTTTGGGGAGCGACATCGAACACAAGAAAGGCAATGCCTTTAACCTCAATCAAAAAATCTACAAGCGCTTTTATGAGTTCAACGACCTTCAGTTCGTCATGGTCGTTCCAAAGGGCAGCGAGTCGAAAGTTGCCGAACTTAAAAAAGAGTTGGGCCATCTGGTCGATATAAGCAAATGGTTTTTTGTCTATGGCGATGACCAAGATATCGAGCACTTTTTTGCGGGATTGGATACGGACCTGTCCCTAGACCAAAATTTGGCCACCCCGTACGTTTTCATTATCGACAAGGATATGGGTCTAAGGGGCAGGAAGAACGACGACAACCAAGGTAATACATTCGGGTTTAACACGGCCTCGGTTGCGGACCTGAACAACAAAATGGTGGATGACGTGAAGATAATCCTGGCAGAATATCGAATGGCGTTGAAAAAAAATAATGCAGACCGATAACCATGAACAAGAAACACACATATGTTTGGGTCTCT
Encoded here:
- a CDS encoding cytochrome C oxidase subunit IV family protein; this encodes MAHEHKLAIFRGALKFKSNVSKIWGVLIFLTIVTAIEVILGIYKPYVLTHSYILGMKALNWIFIILTLVKAYYIAWDFMHLRDEKSSLRRAAVWTPLFLISYLIFILLFEADYIYNVLGEGFVKWNF